One Scophthalmus maximus strain ysfricsl-2021 chromosome 1, ASM2237912v1, whole genome shotgun sequence genomic region harbors:
- the LOC118312721 gene encoding apolipoprotein A-I, whose protein sequence is MKTFVVLAIALLSGCQANLFYADAPKPQIEVLTDAFWDYIAKATQTADDTLQMIRKSQFGQEVNARLAESADLANMYAISLQEQLPHGAQDVITKVTAEADVLRERVTKELTSVKQRLEPYTEEMKAQIQQRVELLKQELAPYADSLDSEALRSTLLQKSEELKTSLEQSVQDLQAQLGPYTDDLKQKVDQHLQDFQDSVAPMTEKVQVELSQRANSVKQMVAPYAEDLREKLDPYAQDLQAQLMSFYQSFVNAN, encoded by the exons ATGAAGACGTTTGTGGTACTAGCCATTGCACTGCTGTCGG GCTGTCAAGCCAACCTCTTCTATGCTGATGCACCCAAGCCACAGATAGAAGTGCTGACTGATGCTTTCTGGGACTATATTGCCAAAGCCACCCAGACAGCTGATGACACCCTGCAGATGATCAGGAAGTCTCAGTTTGGACAGGAAGTCAA TGCCCGTCTGGCAGAGAGTGCTGACCTCGCCAACATGTACGCAATCAGCCTCCAGGAGCAGCTTCCACATGGAGCCCAGGATGTGATCACCAAAGTCACTGCAGAGGCCGATGTGCTGAGAGAGCGTGTGACCAAGGAGCTGACCTCTGTCAAGCAGAGGCTGGAGCCCTACACCGAGGAAATGAAGGCCCAGATCCAGCAGAGAGTGGAGCTGCTCAAACAGGAGCTGGCCCCCTACGCTGACTCCCTGGACTCCGAGGCCCTGAGGAGCACCCTGCTGCAGAAGAGCGAGGAGCTGAAGACCAGCCTGGAGCAGAGTGTGCAGGACCTGCAGGCTCAGCTGGGGCCCTACACTGACGACCTGAAGCAGAAGGTGGACCAGCACCTGCAGGACTTCCAGGACAGTGTGGCCCCCATGACCGAGAAGGTCCAGGTTGAGCTAAGTCAGAGAGCCAACTCGGTGAAACAAATGGTGGCCCCCTATGCTGAGGACCTGAGAGAAAAGCTGGACCCCTACGCACAGGACCTCCAAGCCCAGCTCATGTCCTTCTATCAGTCCTTTGTCAATGCCAACTAA
- the LOC118312713 gene encoding apolipoprotein A-I, translating to MKVLAVLVLAVFSSCQANIFYADAPKPQIEVLTDAFWDYVAKATQTADDTLQMIRKSQFGQDVSARLTESADMANTYAVSIQEQLPPVAQDMITKVTTEADVLRERLTKELTSVKEKLEPYTEDMKAQIQQRVEQLKQELAPYTGALDTEALRSTLLQKSEELKTNLEQSVQDLQAQLGPYTDDLKQKVDQHLQDFKERVAPMTEKVQSELTERTQQVKEMASPYVDELRGTLDPYAQDLQARLTSLYESFVKTN from the exons ATGAAGGTCCTCGCTGTGCTCGTCCTTGCTGTTTTCAGCA GCTGTCAAGCCAACATCTTCTATGCTGATGCACCCAAGCCACAGATAGAAGTGCTGACTGATGCTTTCTGGGACTACGTTGCCAAGGCCACCCAGACAGCTGATGACACCTTGCAGATGATCAGGAAGTCTCAGTTTGGACAGGATGTCAG TGCCCGTCTGACCGAAAGTGCCGACATGGCCAACACGTACGCAGTGAGCATCCAGGAGCAGCTTCCCCCTGTGGCCCAGGATATGATCACCAAAGTCACCACAGAGGCTGATGTGCTGAGAGAGCGTCTGACCAAGGAGCTGACTTCTGtcaaggagaagctggagccCTACACCGAGGACATGAAGGCCCAGATCCAGCAGAGAGTGGAGCAGCTCAAACAGGAGCTGGCCCCCTACACCGGAGCCCTGGACACCGAGGCCCTGAGGAGCACCCTGCTGCAGAAGAGCGAGGAGCTGAAGACCAACCTGGAGCAGAGTGTGCAGGACCTGCAGGCTCAGCTGGGGCCCTACACTGACGACCTGAAGCAGAAAGTGGACCAGCACCTGCAGGACTTCAAGGAGCGCGTGGCCCCCATGACCGAGAAGGTCCAGAGTGAGCTGACCGAGAGAACCCAACAGGTGAAAGAAATGGCTTCCCCCTACGTTGATGAGCTGAGGGGAACACTGGACCCCTACGCCCAGGACCTCCAGGCCCGTCTCACCTCCCTCTACGAGTCATTTGTCAAAACCAACTAA